In Erythrobacter litoralis HTCC2594, a single genomic region encodes these proteins:
- a CDS encoding LytR/AlgR family response regulator transcription factor: MTIRTILVDDEKLAIQGLQLRLEPFEDVEIIGTCSNGREAIRKIKTEKPDLVFLDIQMPGFDGFSVVKGIMEIEPPLIVFVTAFQEHAIRAFEANAVNYLMKPVDEEKLADTIERVRQRLAEKKSADEAEKLKNVLTEVAPEAAEEFSEGEGETSERFEKLINVKDRGQIFRVEVESIEYIEAAGDYMCIYTGDNSLILRETMKDLEKRLDPRKFQRVHRSTIINLDQVRQVKPHTNGECFLLLDSGAEVKVSRSYRDVVARFVH; encoded by the coding sequence ATGACAATCCGAACTATCCTAGTCGACGACGAAAAACTTGCCATCCAGGGCCTGCAATTGCGGCTCGAGCCCTTCGAAGACGTCGAGATCATCGGCACTTGTTCGAACGGGCGCGAAGCGATCCGCAAGATCAAGACCGAGAAGCCCGACCTCGTCTTTCTCGATATCCAGATGCCCGGCTTCGACGGTTTCAGCGTGGTCAAGGGGATCATGGAGATCGAGCCGCCGCTGATCGTCTTCGTCACGGCTTTCCAGGAACACGCGATCCGCGCATTCGAGGCCAATGCGGTCAATTACCTGATGAAGCCGGTCGACGAGGAAAAGCTCGCCGACACGATCGAACGGGTGCGGCAGCGCCTGGCCGAGAAGAAGTCGGCCGACGAGGCAGAAAAGCTCAAGAACGTCCTCACCGAAGTCGCGCCCGAAGCCGCCGAGGAATTCTCCGAAGGCGAGGGCGAGACCAGCGAGCGCTTTGAAAAGCTGATCAACGTGAAGGACCGGGGACAGATCTTTCGCGTCGAAGTGGAATCGATCGAATATATCGAAGCCGCCGGCGACTATATGTGCATCTACACCGGCGACAATTCGCTGATCCTGCGCGAGACGATGAAGGATCTCGAAAAGCGTCTCGACCCGCGCAAGTTCCAGCGCGTCCACCGCTCGACGATAATCAATCTCGATCAGGTCCGGCAGGTCAAGCCGCACACCAACGGCGAATGCTTCCTGCTCTTGGATTCAGGGGCGGAGGTGAAGGTGAGCCGGTCCTATAGGGATGTGGTCGCCCGCTTCGTGCATTGA
- a CDS encoding HD domain-containing protein produces the protein MNAPDRIDAEKAHHAAERAKFREMKEGTADDWAIIGQEYREFSKGLADRVLDHLRLLDGDFGGFPVDRLEHSLQTATRAHRDGRDEQYVVMALLHDIGDTLGSYNHPEVAASILKPFVSEELHWICQNHGAFQGYYYFHHLGMDRNIRDRFEDHPHYRACAEFCEKYDQAAFDPDYDSEPLSFFEPMVRRVFERPLNSMYAKAMEEEEAA, from the coding sequence ATGAACGCACCCGATCGCATCGACGCCGAAAAGGCGCATCACGCCGCCGAACGCGCCAAATTCCGCGAAATGAAGGAAGGCACGGCGGATGACTGGGCCATCATCGGGCAGGAATATCGCGAGTTCTCGAAGGGACTGGCCGACCGCGTGCTCGACCACCTGCGGCTGCTCGACGGCGATTTCGGCGGCTTTCCAGTCGACCGGCTGGAACATTCGCTGCAGACCGCCACGCGCGCGCATCGCGACGGGCGCGACGAGCAATATGTCGTGATGGCCCTGCTGCACGATATCGGCGACACGCTGGGCAGCTACAATCATCCCGAGGTCGCGGCCTCGATCCTCAAGCCTTTCGTAAGCGAGGAACTGCACTGGATCTGCCAGAACCACGGCGCGTTCCAGGGCTATTACTATTTCCATCACCTCGGCATGGATCGCAACATCCGCGACCGGTTCGAAGATCACCCACATTACAGGGCCTGCGCCGAATTCTGCGAGAAATACGACCAGGCCGCCTTCGATCCCGATTACGACAGCGAGCCGCTGAGCTTCTTCGAACCGATGGTCCGCCGCGTCTTCGAACGGCCGCTCAACTCGATGTATGCGAAGGCGATGGAGGAGGAAGAGGCCGCCTGA
- a CDS encoding PDZ domain-containing protein has translation MIRFLVGLGLAAGCAASASAWAPPADFLELRAKDARVARIGFELATANAPFCDDKVPATGLLLHDMGAYADPQQMRSALGLTSDIAVQAVVPDSPAAEAGLATDDSIVSFDNVPVSALPSDENKRWFRLERLRQTMTEQLAESGTVSLALQGDEAITLRGVAACRSRFEVGPLGKRAVANGERVVIGDKFPGHEWPDELLAAVMAHELAHNVLRHRAWFDANGRQRKYVRLTEREADRLMPWLLANAGYEPSAAARFMETWGPAHSGGIFRKRTHDGWDERADMIAAEVALVEARLAAGEQADWKTHFRREDLPNR, from the coding sequence ATGATCCGGTTTCTTGTCGGCCTCGGCCTGGCCGCCGGATGCGCGGCCTCGGCCAGTGCCTGGGCGCCTCCGGCCGATTTTCTCGAGCTGCGCGCAAAGGATGCGCGGGTGGCGCGAATCGGGTTCGAACTTGCGACCGCAAACGCGCCTTTTTGCGACGACAAGGTTCCGGCCACCGGCCTGCTGCTGCACGACATGGGCGCTTATGCCGATCCGCAGCAAATGCGGTCTGCACTGGGGCTGACAAGCGATATCGCGGTCCAAGCCGTGGTGCCGGACTCCCCGGCTGCCGAAGCCGGTCTGGCAACAGATGATTCGATCGTCAGCTTCGACAATGTGCCCGTCTCCGCGCTCCCGAGCGACGAGAATAAGCGCTGGTTCAGGCTCGAACGGTTGCGCCAGACCATGACCGAACAACTGGCTGAAAGCGGCACGGTGTCGCTGGCCCTACAGGGCGACGAGGCGATCACTTTAAGGGGCGTCGCGGCTTGTCGTTCGCGTTTCGAGGTCGGCCCGCTCGGCAAACGTGCCGTCGCCAATGGCGAGCGCGTGGTGATCGGCGACAAATTTCCCGGCCACGAATGGCCCGACGAACTGCTTGCCGCAGTGATGGCACACGAGCTCGCGCACAATGTTCTTCGCCATCGCGCCTGGTTCGATGCCAACGGTCGCCAGCGCAAGTATGTCCGGCTGACCGAGCGCGAAGCCGATCGGTTGATGCCGTGGCTCCTCGCCAATGCGGGTTATGAACCTTCGGCGGCGGCTCGTTTCATGGAAACCTGGGGCCCCGCGCATAGCGGCGGCATATTCCGCAAGCGCACGCATGATGGGTGGGACGAACGCGCCGACATGATCGCGGCGGAAGTGGCCCTGGTCGAAGCGCGACTGGCAGCAGGCGAGCAGGCCGATTGGAAGACGCACTTCAGACGGGAAGACCTTCCCAACCGGTAA
- a CDS encoding sensor histidine kinase, giving the protein MAMLPFRPTPFFENKNRAFWNLQFAGWTGAIALRSIQGISNGQPPSYLILMLIVGITGFAISTLLSVVYRQLINRPPLVTWGATAAVLAIAVTIYALVEAWVISLYFADRDTTLTQLVLIYLFFDFSLLGAWTGLYYAINFFLQVEEQADRLERLELQATSAQLAMLRYQLNPHFLFNTLNSISTLVLLKQTEPANAMLTRLSGFLRHTLITEPGGKVTVAQEVETLKLYLDIERMRFEERLRTEFDVSDAAAKAMLPSLLLQPLVENAIKYAVSPQEEGARITLAAQLVGERLRVVVSDTGPGLQRPETRASLPLAMTGAYTSTGVGLANIRDRLAQAYGEDHLFEIRTPDDGGFTVIIEIPHESASKDSGEADPPRLSEPGAAATDTLPDNVESLAARRATGS; this is encoded by the coding sequence ATGGCCATGCTGCCCTTTCGCCCTACGCCGTTCTTCGAGAACAAGAACCGCGCGTTCTGGAACCTGCAATTCGCAGGCTGGACCGGTGCGATCGCGCTGCGTTCGATCCAGGGCATCTCCAACGGCCAGCCGCCATCCTACCTGATCCTGATGCTGATCGTCGGTATCACCGGTTTTGCCATCAGCACACTGCTGTCCGTGGTCTATCGCCAGCTCATCAATCGCCCGCCCCTGGTGACCTGGGGCGCGACGGCCGCGGTGCTGGCGATTGCGGTGACGATCTATGCCCTGGTCGAAGCATGGGTGATCAGCCTCTATTTCGCCGACCGCGATACGACGCTGACGCAGCTGGTGCTGATCTATCTGTTTTTCGATTTCTCGCTGCTCGGTGCGTGGACCGGTCTCTATTACGCCATCAACTTCTTCCTGCAGGTGGAAGAGCAGGCCGACCGCCTCGAGCGGCTCGAATTGCAGGCGACGAGCGCGCAGCTCGCCATGCTGCGCTACCAGCTCAACCCGCATTTCCTTTTCAACACGCTCAATTCGATCAGCACGCTCGTGCTGCTCAAACAGACCGAGCCTGCCAATGCGATGCTGACCCGGCTGTCCGGCTTCCTGCGGCATACGCTGATCACCGAGCCAGGCGGCAAGGTCACCGTCGCGCAGGAGGTTGAGACGCTGAAGCTTTATCTCGATATCGAGCGCATGCGTTTCGAAGAGCGGCTGCGGACCGAGTTCGACGTTTCGGACGCAGCCGCCAAGGCGATGCTGCCTTCGCTTCTGCTCCAGCCGCTGGTCGAGAATGCAATCAAATATGCCGTCTCCCCGCAGGAAGAGGGCGCGCGCATTACGCTGGCGGCGCAATTGGTCGGAGAAAGGCTGCGCGTCGTCGTTTCCGATACCGGCCCGGGATTGCAAAGGCCCGAAACCCGCGCCAGCCTGCCGCTTGCAATGACGGGCGCATATACCTCCACGGGTGTGGGGCTCGCCAATATTCGCGACCGGCTTGCCCAGGCCTATGGAGAGGACCACCTGTTCGAAATCCGCACCCCCGATGATGGCGGGTTCACCGTCATCATCGAAATCCCCCACGAATCCGCATCCAAAGACAGCGGGGAAGCCGATCCCCCACGGCTCTCCGAACCGGGCGCAGCCGCGACCGACACGCTGCCCGACAATGTGGAATCCCTAGCGGCGCGCCGCGCCACAGGAAGCTGA